From a single Hevea brasiliensis isolate MT/VB/25A 57/8 unplaced genomic scaffold, ASM3005281v1 Scaf1, whole genome shotgun sequence genomic region:
- the LOC110667305 gene encoding auxin-induced protein 15A has protein sequence MGIQLMGIAHAKQKLQRSLSAKIASVLATSYNVPKGHIAVYVGEGYRKRFVIPISYLNHPLFLELLNRAEEEFGFDHPMGGLTLPCTVEYFTSLISVLSCS, from the coding sequence ATGGGTATTCAATTGATGGGGATTGCTCATGCCAAACAAAAGCTCCAACGCAGTCTTTCAGCTAAAATTGCAAGTGTTTTGGCTACTTCTTACAATGTTCCCAAAGGTCACATTGCTGTCTACGTTGGAGAAGGCTACAGAAAGAGATTTGTGATTCCAATATCATATTTGAACCACCCTTTGTTCCTGGAGCTGCTTAACCGTGCAGAAGAGGAGTTCGGATTTGATCATCCAATGGGTGGTCTTACATTACCCTGCACTGTAGAGTACTTCACTAGTCTAATTTCAGTTTTGAGTTGCTCGTAA